One Jaculus jaculus isolate mJacJac1 chromosome 4, mJacJac1.mat.Y.cur, whole genome shotgun sequence genomic window, aacagtccatcaagctgtacttacagcactgcaaggcatcccttaggccaaggtttcaaatccttccacattcctcttgaaaaccagcttcaaaacgccgaagccacatagtcaggtgtctagcagcaaccccactcctggtaccactttactgttgcagtccggttcgcattgctggtagaaatcacccaaccaagagtagcttctgggaaaaagagatttattttggcttacaggcttgaggggaagctccacgatggcaggggaaaacgatggcatgagcagagggtggacatcaccccctggccaccataagatggaccacagcaacaggagggtgtgccaaacactggcatgggaaactggctataaagcccataagcccgcccccaacaatacactccctccaggaggcattaattcccaaatctccatcagctgggaacctagcattcagtatacctaagtttatgggggacacctgaatcaaaccaccacaggtatgtgccaccatacccgccATTAGGTTACcttttgatattaaaaaaaaattagggctaaggagatgactcattgggtaggagcacttgctgtgcaaacataaggacctggacctgagtttgatctctagcacccCTGTAAAAAATTTGGTTgtggtgccaggctggccttacactcacagagctcctgctacctcagcctgagactaaagacATGTACCAATATGCCCAGCTCTACCTATACCTTATTTTTTGGAAAGggtttcatggtgaacctggaaTTAACCTGATTCTACTAGAACCTACCCAACAAACCCTAGGGATCCTTATGGATCCTTCAATCTCTACTTCCCTTgctctgggatttcaggcatgcactaccattcctgactttgttttgttttcttttacttttttgtttattcaaggtagggtgtcactctatcccaggttgacctggaattcactgtgtagtctcagggtggccttgaactcacagtgattctcctacctctgcctcccaagtgctgggattaaaggagtgtctcaccacacccaactcctgcttgttttttaagtggttttaaaatttctccctttaatttttatttatttatttggcagagagagagagagagagagagaatgggcgcaccagggcttccagccactgcaaatgaactccagactcttgcgctcccttgtgcatcggactaacgtgggtcatggggaattgaacctgggtcctttggctttgcaggcaaattcattaaccactgagccctccctTCATTCCACTCCCCATTTTTTaaacttgcttgcttgtttgtttaggagatggggtctcactgtgtagctcagactaGCCGGAAACTGAAAgtcttcctgatcctcctgcctttgcctgctgagtgttgggattgtagTAATGTGGCACCATACctagcttccttttcttttcttttgatttgttttttgttttgttgaggtagggtcttgatctagccaaagctgaccaggaattcactcagtagtctcagagtggcctcaacctcatggtgatcctcttacctctgcctcccgagtcctgggattaaagacatgcgccaacatgcccggctttTCTTAGTTtcgttgtttattatttatttatttatttatttatggtccTCTTTTGGTTTTgacatggtgattttttttctcttataaatatGTTTGACTTAATATGTTTTATGTCTGACTGTATTGATGAGATATTGATTGAGCTTAAGGCATTTACAGTTGGCATACAGTTACTAGAATCATTCCATTACAAATCATGAAAAGACACTGTTGAGATGGGGATACgtagtagctcagtggtagaacacttgcataGCAAGAGTCTGGGGTCAACCAAAGTACAAAAATGAAGggtatgccaggtgtggtgatacacgcctttaatcccacctcttgggaggcagaggtaggaagattgctgtgagtttgagcctgagctagagtgaaatcctaactcaaaaaaggaTGGGGGGAAGAGGGGGAAGGAACTTTGACATCATTGCATGTATTGAATGTAAAAGAAActcacatttaattttaattaagtttAGAATTAGTTGGTTGTACTGCCAACACTGTCAAGTAATCTAAAATTCTGTACATGCTTTATAGGATTGCAAGCCAAGTAGCTGCTTTGGACCTTGGCTATAAGCCTGGGGTAGAAGCAATTAGGAAGAGTCCTCCCAAAGTGCTATTTCTTTTGGGAGCTGATGGAGGTTGTATCACACGACAGGATTTGCCAAAAGATTGTTTCATTATTTATCAAGGTAAGTAGCGCCTGTGGCtccagaaacaaaagagaatcATACATGGTATATACTGATACCCAGagtgatggcatatgcctgtcGTCCCAGCACCAAGGAGACTTGTGACAGGAGGATGGAGAGGTCAAGACAAGACCCTGTTACAAATGCTATTTCACAATATATTGGGTGGGCTGATTATTTCCATTTGAgaaatttttcttccatattcAATTTTTTAACCAAATCATAGGTGTTATCATCTTAGTTGATGATATTGCTACTGAGAATTGATACCTGATGTTATGTAATAACCAAGGATTAGAAGCAGCCTAAATGCTCAATAGCAGGAAAGATTAATTATATCTTTCTCATAAAATGTTAGAgttatatggtggtgcatgcttagcatttaagattttttgaaaaaaaattttttatagtGTCAATCAGACGTAAAATCTTGAATTTATTGTCAAGTGAAAAACTGAAGTCCCTTCAGCCCATTCAATAATGAAGACAATCTATAAACAAACAATAGCATGGAGACATAACATGCCTATTTTTCAGCAATGCTGGAGATCAAACACAGAACACAGAACCATGTACATGCTGTGCAAGAACCCTTACCTTTCTGACACAGGGTTTCCcaatataacccaggctgactttcaACCAGTGTTCTTCCTGCTTCAGTACTAAATTACAAGTATGCCCACAATACCTGGATGCTTAGTTaatttaagcttttaaaaatgcaaCTTCAGCATTTAAGAATCTAGACTTTATCAATTTgggaatctttcttttttattttgccaCTTGTGAGACAATAATTTAGAATATAGATTATATAAAACTGTTTATGAAAATATTCACTTACACTACAACTCCTGCATCCTGCTTTCATGCTCTCAGAACTCAAATAACAGCTGGTTGGCAACAGAATGAGCCTAAAAAATTTCCCACTATTAGCCTGattaccaaagaaaaaaagagagagagaaacatttgTCTAGATAAAACTGACTACAAGTGGATATAATTTACTAGATAAGCCTTTAGTTCTTCAAAAGTATAATGTCATTTAGGGTCACTGCAACCGAATTCCAGGATTCAAACTCACTCTGAACCTGACAGATGCTACAGTTACTTAAATCTTTATGCTCctgtttcatttgtaaaatgtgaCAGCACCAATATATCAAAGGATTGTGCAGGCTACTATGCATTGACTGGAACATTGCCTGATATTAATAGTATTATTTAAGTCCTTCTGTAGAATTGGTAAGTATTAAATCCTTAAAACAAAATTTCACTCTTATAATGAACTATTAACTCTCCATTAtagattatttcaatttcctattaAGAAAATACATCTATTTGTACTATCTTGTTGGGCAGGGACAGTAAGAGTAAGATAGTAAAGTTATGCAAGTCACTATGATACTTCAGGAGCAATTAGATAATTCAGAGTAATTTATTTTCCTACCTGCCACTGGGGAaaagatataaaatttataatcaaATGTTATAACTATCTTTTAACTTTAAAActgtatatatttaatgtattatACTTTTTCCAGCCCTATAAGCTGACATTTTTTACAATTAAACTACATCTTACAATTAAAGGAATATGAGAATTCACTTCTAATACAGATAGCTACTCCAATCCCATTCATAGGCAATACATTACCATCACCACCACATTTCAGGAAGTCCTTGAAATACTCATAATTATACATTTTATCAACAAAAATCAGCTAAATGAAACATCCAAGCTTAAACAGTGAACAGTAGTTGCAGAATGTTATTACAATCAAGATTGGGTATTTCTAGAATATTTGACAAGAGGTGACTGGGACTAAGCAATCATCATATAGTAATTTGTGGTACTCTAAAAATTTGAATTCTAAAAATGAAAGCAAGGCTATTaacttcatgtttattttataagGATTTTTGTTAAGTTTGACTCTCAACTAATGATTTCCATTCTGCTACCTACAGTTTGCCCTTTGGTCTACAATAGCCATACTTCATTTCACAGGATCTGAACTATACAATTACAGACAAAATTATTATAAAGTTTGCTTTCAAATGATATTAGCAAAGAGTAGATCAAGTTTTCAAGTTTACAGAACACTATGACAATTGACcagtataaatacattttaatattttaatacttgTTTACTGTTTCATCTATAGATAGCAAcactaaataaaattcttaacacATATGCCCCCACTACCTGTTTTATCTCTATATTATTTTGAACCTTATGTAAAAACATCTTAGCAACGTTTACAACCACTGTTCCTATCAAATGGTGATGCACCAAAATACCAATTCTCATGAATTTCAACATATTGAAAATAATTACTTAACCTAAGACTGAAGAACTGTGCCTTAACTTTATTAAAAAAGATAGCCACATCAgttttaattacatatatatatactacctattcaatttattaaaaattgtaataaacataataataagCAAACTAGTGCTCCAAACTTAGGTTGTGCCTATGGAAGACACTACAAGAAGACACAAGAGACTGCCTTGCAATAAGTACAGGTTCCTTCTacagagatggagaaataaaaggaCAAATCTAGTTGTCTAAAAGACAATTCACTGTACACATTTTATTTACAGTTTTGTACACTGTCTTAATATGAATGGGACCGCTTTTCTACTTGAGCCATtttaaccaaagcaaaacaacctAAGTAATACAAAGTGTTAAAATACAGCATAAAGATACAAAACAGACATACTAATTCTAGTTAATGTAATTATGGTGTTACATTTTTTATAATCCACAATTATGTTTAGGAAATCACACAAACATAGATCACCGATTTGAATGAAATGCATAAATTTGTAGCAAAGCTTTGTAGttacaaaaaaaccaaaaaattagaaTGCACAAAATTAATGTTTATTCCACCTTCTGTCATATTCCTGGATCCTTCACCAATGTTCcatgagaaaaaacaaaagcagaacaaATGAAAAACTGCAATCAGAATCACTCATGTTATCAAGTAgggaaacaaataaattaaaaactagcaGCCATCAGCAAGAGTACAGCAAACATATGCTGTAGAAAGAGAAATTGCTAGAAAACTACTCATCATACTCAAACCAGCAATATGCTCCTGCATAAAGTGGAACATAAAGTATTTTTCCTGCTAAGGTATAAAAATGCAAGTTCTTTTTTGAATATGGTGGAAAGGTAAAATGTGTTTATAATTGTAATGGTAATTCAGCTAAGCTATTACAGAGTAGTCCAGGAACACATTTATGGATTCTGGGCATGGTGTATACGGTAATTCTTTGATTGGGAGAGTGGACACtctagcaaaaaattaaaaaaaaaaaaaaaaagaacgcagAAGTACAAGACAAAGGAGAATGACACTTCTCTTATATCTTAGCAACATTTAGATGGAATAAAATTCAAATGCAGTCCACTCTGCTGTGATGAGGCTTTGGTTCAGCTCCCAAATCTTGATTGCTTGACGCAGTCTCCTAGGAGAATACTCAGAAGGTGTCTTCTTAAACAACAAACCTATTTTTAGTGGGGGAGCCGCTCTTAGTCGCTGTGTCTGCATGGGACTGATAACCAATCACTATCTTTGGAGAAAGTCCTAATCTTTCTTTGTATACCCTCCCTATATGTGTAACAGCTTCTCTGTGTTCACATTCAGTCGTCCATATTGCTATCTTATCACCTTTAGCTCTAACATTAACAACGGCTCCACATACATCATCACTGTAGTCATCAAAAGATTCTCCAATAAGGCACAGCAGTGTCTCTAGCCAAAAGCGATCGAGGTCACTTCGTCTCTGCTGCTTATTCAATGTAATTAGCCATCGTCCTCCCcgtttatttttctcatcttccCACATAGGTTCAATACCATCCTTAAAAAGTGAGTAGTCGCATCCAGGCATTAAATTACTAGATAACTGGATATGGTTGTATAGAGCCCAAAAGTCTTCAACAGTATCAAACTTAGAGATCAGTCGAAGGTTTGCTTGCCAAGTTttgcttttatcatttttaaaaaaccagagtGCCCACCTGTTCTGTAAAGGATGTTTAATATAGTGTTCTGGGTTAGCAACCTCCTGATTCGATTctgttttttcctcttctgtagGTGGGGGATTAGGAGTAGGGGTGGTTTCCGGTTCCACAGTCGCCATCTTAGATCGATCtcgaaaaatttttatttatttatttgagagagacaaagaggcagagtaagagagagataatgggcattccagggcttttagccactgcaaacaatctagatgtatgtgcccccttgtgcatctgtcttttgtaggtcctggggaatcaaactgaggtcctttagctttgcaggtaagtgccttaaccattaaagtcatcactccagtcttaagaattttatatatttatttaaaaaatttatttaaggggtggagagagtgagaatgggcgcaccagggcctctagccactgcaaacgaactccagatgcatgtgccaccatgtgtatctggcttatgtgggacctggagaatcaaactggggtctttaggttttgcaggcatgcaccttaactactaagctttctctccagtcccatttatttatttatttatttatttatttatttatttattttatttttcaaggtaaggtctcactctagcccaggctgatctggaattcactctgtagtctcagggtggccttgaactcacaacaatcctcctacctctgccaccctagtgctgggattaaagacatgaaccaccaagcctggcaactttttttttaaagattgaattCAACATGCAGTTTAGAGtgatcttgaacttttgatcctcctgcctctcttcaggagtgctgggaatacaggtataTACCAGTATGTCTCGCTTATTAACCTGTTTTCACAAAGTGTGGTTTGTTGTCTTCCTCCTCACAGGGCATCATGGTGATGTTGGTGCTCCCATAGCTGATGTTATTCTCCCAGGAGCTGCTTACACTGAAAAGTCAGCGACGTATGTCAATACTGAGGGCAGAGCTCAACAGACGAAGGTAGCAGTGACACCTCCTGGTTTGGCGAGAGAAGACTGGAAAATCTTAAGAGCGCTCTCTGAGGTATT contains:
- the LOC123460040 gene encoding eukaryotic translation initiation factor 4E-like: MATVEPETTPTPNPPPTEEEKTESNQEVANPEHYIKHPLQNRWALWFFKNDKSKTWQANLRLISKFDTVEDFWALYNHIQLSSNLMPGCDYSLFKDGIEPMWEDEKNKRGGRWLITLNKQQRRSDLDRFWLETLLCLIGESFDDYSDDVCGAVVNVRAKGDKIAIWTTECEHREAVTHIGRVYKERLGLSPKIVIGYQSHADTATKSGSPTKNRFVV